The proteins below come from a single Balaenoptera acutorostrata chromosome 2, mBalAcu1.1, whole genome shotgun sequence genomic window:
- the PGLYRP2 gene encoding N-acetylmuramoyl-L-alanine amidase isoform X1, translating into MVVQGILWILYGLLLQPEPGTATLPLLMDSVIQALAELEQKAPATEAGHTASAWLLSAQDSCAHNPLHHFLLEGQNLKTTKLDPPSLSPELQGLIVEVARHGVWDGKECGVVLASDGSTVAVEPLLAGLEAGLQGNRVVNLPLDSTATPPDAGVTFPDVGATVRDERATSPGLRDTSSDVTCADVGAVSPDVIATDLDVGATFPDVRPGSPHVQVTSPDVQASSADTKANFPTTVDSLLVVTLARDLGLNFLQGPQTWSHSLGTEGCWDQLSVPRTFTLLDPEASTLTTAFLNGALDGALLGDYLSQSPEPRPPLSRLLSQYYGAGVAGDPGFRSNFRRQNGAALTPTPILTQQVWGALILLQRLEPAHPQLQGMSQEQLAQVATHATKEFTEAFLGCPAIHPRCRWGAAPYRGRPTPLQLPLGFLYVHHTYVPAPPCTDFERCAADMRSMQRFHQHTRGWDDIGYSFVVGSDGYVYEGRGWHWVGAHTLGHNSRGFGVALIGNYTAELPAEAALRAVRDELPRCAVRAGVLRPGYALLGHRQLVRTDCPGDALFNLLRTWPHFDKNVKPRTARRSRRSRRRLPPTILLATDLQ; encoded by the exons CGACCCTGCCCCTGCTCATGGACTCTGTCATCCAGGCACTGGCTGAGCTCGAGCAGAAGGCACCAGCCACCGAGGCTGGCCACACTGCCTCTGCATGGCTGCTGTCAGCCCAGGACTCTTGTGCCCACAACCCTCTCCATCACTTCTTGCTGGAGGGACAGAATCTCAAGACCACCAAGCTGGATCCTCCTTCACTGAGCCCAGAGCTTCAAGGCCTGATCGTGGAGGTGGCGAGACATGGTGTGTGGGACGGGAAGGAATGCGGGGTGGTGCTGGCATCCGATGGCTCAACCGTGGCTGTGGAGCCTCTTCTGGCAGGGCTGGAGGCAGGGCTGCAGGGGAACAGGGTCGTAAACCTGCCCTTAGACAGCACGGCCACCCCTCCAGATGCTGGAGTCACCTTTCCAGACGTTGGAGCCACGGTTCGTGATGAAAGAGCCACTTCCCCAGGACTCAGGGATACCTCTTCAGATGTCACCTGTGCAGATGTCGGAGCTGTGTCTCCAGATGTTATAGCCACAGATCTAGATGTCGGAGCCACCTTTCCAGATGTTAGACCTGGCTCTCCACATGTCCAAGTCACCTCTCCAGATGTCCAAGCCTCCTCAGCAGATACCAAAGCCAACTTCCCAACCACTGTGGACAGCCTCCTAGTGGTCACCCTGGCCAGAGACCTGGGCCTGAACTTCCTCCAGGGCCCCCAGACCTGGAGCCATTCACTGGGAACTGAGGGCTGCTGGGACCAGCTCTCTGTTCCCCGGACCTTCACGCTCCTGGACCCTGAAGCATCAACCCTCACCACGGCCTTCCTCAATGGTGCCCTGGATGGGGCCCTCCTTGGAGACTACCTGAGCCAGTCACCTGAGCCCCGGCCGCCCCTCAGCCGCCTGCTGAGCCAGTACTACGGAGCCGGGGTAGCGGGAGACCCAGGATTTCGCAGCAACTTCCGACGGCAGAACGGAGCTGCTCTGACTCCGACTCCCATTCTGACCCAGCAGGTATGGGGGGCCCTCATCCTGCTACAGAGGCTGGAGCCAGCACACCCTCAACTTCAGGGCATGAGCCAAGAACAGCTGGCACAGGTGGCCACCCACGCTACCAAGGAGTTCACGGAGGCCTTCCTAG GGTGTCCAGCCATCCACCCACGTTGCCGCTGGGGCGCGGCCCCGTATCGGGGCCGCCCGACGCCGCTGCAGCTGCCGCTCGGGTTCTTGTATGTACACCACACATACGTGCCCGCGCCACCCTGCACGGACTTTGAGCGCTGCGCCGCCGACATGCGCTCTATGCAGCGCTTCCACCAGCATACTCGCGGCTGGGACGACATAGGCTACAG TTTCGTGGTGGGCTCAGACGGCTACGTGTACGAGGGCCGCGGCTGGCACTGGGTGGGTGCGCACACACTCGGCCACAACTCCCGCGGCTTCGGCGTGGCCTTGATAGGCAACTACACTGCGGAGCTGCCCGCAGAGGCCGCGCTGCGCGCGGTGCGCGACGAGCTCCCGCGCTGCGCTGTGCGCGCCGGCGTCCTGCGTCCAGGCTACGCGCTGCTCGGCCACCGCCAGCTCGTGCGCACTGACTGCCCTGGCGACGCGCTCTTCAACCTGCTGCGCACCTGGCCGCACTTCGACAAG
- the PGLYRP2 gene encoding N-acetylmuramoyl-L-alanine amidase isoform X2: MVVQGILWILYGLLLQPEPGTATLPLLMDSVIQALAELEQKAPATEAGHTASAWLLSAQDSCAHNPLHHFLLEGQNLKTTKLDPPSLSPELQGLIVEVARHDAGVTFPDVGATVRDERATSPGLRDTSSDVTCADVGAVSPDVIATDLDVGATFPDVRPGSPHVQVTSPDVQASSADTKANFPTTVDSLLVVTLARDLGLNFLQGPQTWSHSLGTEGCWDQLSVPRTFTLLDPEASTLTTAFLNGALDGALLGDYLSQSPEPRPPLSRLLSQYYGAGVAGDPGFRSNFRRQNGAALTPTPILTQQVWGALILLQRLEPAHPQLQGMSQEQLAQVATHATKEFTEAFLGCPAIHPRCRWGAAPYRGRPTPLQLPLGFLYVHHTYVPAPPCTDFERCAADMRSMQRFHQHTRGWDDIGYSFVVGSDGYVYEGRGWHWVGAHTLGHNSRGFGVALIGNYTAELPAEAALRAVRDELPRCAVRAGVLRPGYALLGHRQLVRTDCPGDALFNLLRTWPHFDKNVKPRTARRSRRSRRRLPPTILLATDLQ; this comes from the exons CGACCCTGCCCCTGCTCATGGACTCTGTCATCCAGGCACTGGCTGAGCTCGAGCAGAAGGCACCAGCCACCGAGGCTGGCCACACTGCCTCTGCATGGCTGCTGTCAGCCCAGGACTCTTGTGCCCACAACCCTCTCCATCACTTCTTGCTGGAGGGACAGAATCTCAAGACCACCAAGCTGGATCCTCCTTCACTGAGCCCAGAGCTTCAAGGCCTGATCGTGGAGGTGGCGAGACATG ATGCTGGAGTCACCTTTCCAGACGTTGGAGCCACGGTTCGTGATGAAAGAGCCACTTCCCCAGGACTCAGGGATACCTCTTCAGATGTCACCTGTGCAGATGTCGGAGCTGTGTCTCCAGATGTTATAGCCACAGATCTAGATGTCGGAGCCACCTTTCCAGATGTTAGACCTGGCTCTCCACATGTCCAAGTCACCTCTCCAGATGTCCAAGCCTCCTCAGCAGATACCAAAGCCAACTTCCCAACCACTGTGGACAGCCTCCTAGTGGTCACCCTGGCCAGAGACCTGGGCCTGAACTTCCTCCAGGGCCCCCAGACCTGGAGCCATTCACTGGGAACTGAGGGCTGCTGGGACCAGCTCTCTGTTCCCCGGACCTTCACGCTCCTGGACCCTGAAGCATCAACCCTCACCACGGCCTTCCTCAATGGTGCCCTGGATGGGGCCCTCCTTGGAGACTACCTGAGCCAGTCACCTGAGCCCCGGCCGCCCCTCAGCCGCCTGCTGAGCCAGTACTACGGAGCCGGGGTAGCGGGAGACCCAGGATTTCGCAGCAACTTCCGACGGCAGAACGGAGCTGCTCTGACTCCGACTCCCATTCTGACCCAGCAGGTATGGGGGGCCCTCATCCTGCTACAGAGGCTGGAGCCAGCACACCCTCAACTTCAGGGCATGAGCCAAGAACAGCTGGCACAGGTGGCCACCCACGCTACCAAGGAGTTCACGGAGGCCTTCCTAG GGTGTCCAGCCATCCACCCACGTTGCCGCTGGGGCGCGGCCCCGTATCGGGGCCGCCCGACGCCGCTGCAGCTGCCGCTCGGGTTCTTGTATGTACACCACACATACGTGCCCGCGCCACCCTGCACGGACTTTGAGCGCTGCGCCGCCGACATGCGCTCTATGCAGCGCTTCCACCAGCATACTCGCGGCTGGGACGACATAGGCTACAG TTTCGTGGTGGGCTCAGACGGCTACGTGTACGAGGGCCGCGGCTGGCACTGGGTGGGTGCGCACACACTCGGCCACAACTCCCGCGGCTTCGGCGTGGCCTTGATAGGCAACTACACTGCGGAGCTGCCCGCAGAGGCCGCGCTGCGCGCGGTGCGCGACGAGCTCCCGCGCTGCGCTGTGCGCGCCGGCGTCCTGCGTCCAGGCTACGCGCTGCTCGGCCACCGCCAGCTCGTGCGCACTGACTGCCCTGGCGACGCGCTCTTCAACCTGCTGCGCACCTGGCCGCACTTCGACAAG